CGTCGGCCCTCCCTTCGGCCGCTCTCACGTCTCGTGGACTGCGCCAGCCGTGAGTCCGGTGCACGGTGAGGTGGTCCTGAAGCTGAACTTCCCACATTCGGAGAGCGAGCGGGAGGGCGCCGCGTTGGCGGTGTGGAACGGGGATGGCGCTGTTCGGCTCTTGGCGGAGGACTCAGCCCGCCGTGCACTGCTGCTGGAGCGTTGTCGACCAGGTACGGCACTTGCCGACGTCGAGGATGCGGACCTTGCTGGTTCGCAAGACCGGATGGACGTCGTGGTCGATCTGCTCCGACGGACGCTGGTTCCGACCACCGTGGCCTTCACCTCGCTGGCAGATGAAGCTGGCCGTTGGGCCCGCCGGTTGCCGCGACGATGGAACGCCTTCGGGCGACCGTTTCCACAACGACTCGTTCATGCTGCGGTCGCAGACATCGAGGATCTGCTCCTCGGTGTGGAGCCGCCGGTCTTGCTGAACGCTGATCTGCACGCCCACAACATCCTGTCGGCCGAGCGAGAGCCGTGGCTGATCATCGACCCGAAACCGTTGGTCGGAGAGCGAGCCTTCGCGGCGGCCTCGATCGTTCGATCCTTCGAGTTCGGGCACAGCCTCCGCGCCGTGTGGCACCGACTGGACCGGCTCTGCGATGGGCTCCAGCTCGATCGAGAACGGGCCAGGCGGTGGACGTGTGCCCAGACGACGGCCTGGGCGGTGGACTCGTCGCATCGCGAGGCCCATATCGAGGTCGTGGAGTGGCTGCGATCGGTCGGCTGAATCGTGGCCGCATCGGGTTGTCATTCCTAAGCGGAAGCGGTGTTCACCCCGCCTCGTGGCGCCTGTCGACTCACCCCCTCGAGACTCAGCCGGTCGGTGGTCTACCATCCCCGGCCCTGGAGCAGCGGATCCGGAGGTCTCGATGATGCACACCGACGAGTTGAATGTGTCGGCAGCAACGGTTCGGGCACT
The sequence above is a segment of the Euzebya tangerina genome. Coding sequences within it:
- a CDS encoding aminoglycoside phosphotransferase family protein, translating into MSPVHGEVVLKLNFPHSESEREGAALAVWNGDGAVRLLAEDSARRALLLERCRPGTALADVEDADLAGSQDRMDVVVDLLRRTLVPTTVAFTSLADEAGRWARRLPRRWNAFGRPFPQRLVHAAVADIEDLLLGVEPPVLLNADLHAHNILSAEREPWLIIDPKPLVGERAFAAASIVRSFEFGHSLRAVWHRLDRLCDGLQLDRERARRWTCAQTTAWAVDSSHREAHIEVVEWLRSVG